One segment of Oncorhynchus keta strain PuntledgeMale-10-30-2019 unplaced genomic scaffold, Oket_V2 Un_contig_1599_pilon_pilon, whole genome shotgun sequence DNA contains the following:
- the LOC127919196 gene encoding restin homolog isoform X2 yields MHSGIRGNINVKSMRVVSVLVFLAVGVMVVLMYQAVRQELTLRGLKARALESSSQVKQKENDIVQVKMKIQKLNGELEPINTKREELTKKKEQSAKATGEADKSLKTCYTEKADAEKKKTEASAALQKVKDDQEAQKKKAQEEIQALKQQILERDKALCAFVDQTNEEGRKLCGITEAPK; encoded by the exons TATGCGGGTTGTGTCTGTGCTAGTGTTCCTGGCCgtgggtgtgatggtggtgttgatgtacCAGGCGGTCCGCCAGGAGCTGACTCTGCGGGGTCTTAAAGCCCGCGCTCTGGAGAGCTCCTCTCAGGTCAAGCAGAAGGAGAACGACATCGTCCAGGTCAAGATGAAGATCCAGAAGCTGAATGGTGAGCTGGAGCCCATCAACACCAAGAGAGAGGAGCTGACTAAGAAGAAGGAGCAGTCTGCTAAAGCCACAGGCGAGGCGGACAAGAGTCTAAAGACCTGTTATACAGAGAAG GCTGATGCGGAGAAAAAGAAGACTGAGGCGTCGGCGGCCCTTCAGAAAGTCAAAG ATGATCAAGAAGCACAGAAGAAGAAAGCTCAGGAGGAGATCCAGGCGTTGAAACAGCAGATTCTGGAGCGGGACAAGGCACTGTGTGCCTTTGTGGACCAGACCAATGAGGAAGGACG GAAGCTGTGTGGAATCACAGAGGCCCCAAAATGA
- the LOC127919196 gene encoding restin homolog isoform X1, translating into MHSGIRGNINVKSSMRVVSVLVFLAVGVMVVLMYQAVRQELTLRGLKARALESSSQVKQKENDIVQVKMKIQKLNGELEPINTKREELTKKKEQSAKATGEADKSLKTCYTEKADAEKKKTEASAALQKVKDDQEAQKKKAQEEIQALKQQILERDKALCAFVDQTNEEGRKLCGITEAPK; encoded by the exons cAGTATGCGGGTTGTGTCTGTGCTAGTGTTCCTGGCCgtgggtgtgatggtggtgttgatgtacCAGGCGGTCCGCCAGGAGCTGACTCTGCGGGGTCTTAAAGCCCGCGCTCTGGAGAGCTCCTCTCAGGTCAAGCAGAAGGAGAACGACATCGTCCAGGTCAAGATGAAGATCCAGAAGCTGAATGGTGAGCTGGAGCCCATCAACACCAAGAGAGAGGAGCTGACTAAGAAGAAGGAGCAGTCTGCTAAAGCCACAGGCGAGGCGGACAAGAGTCTAAAGACCTGTTATACAGAGAAG GCTGATGCGGAGAAAAAGAAGACTGAGGCGTCGGCGGCCCTTCAGAAAGTCAAAG ATGATCAAGAAGCACAGAAGAAGAAAGCTCAGGAGGAGATCCAGGCGTTGAAACAGCAGATTCTGGAGCGGGACAAGGCACTGTGTGCCTTTGTGGACCAGACCAATGAGGAAGGACG GAAGCTGTGTGGAATCACAGAGGCCCCAAAATGA